A DNA window from Penaeus vannamei isolate JL-2024 chromosome 5, ASM4276789v1, whole genome shotgun sequence contains the following coding sequences:
- the zfh1 gene encoding zinc finger E-box-binding homeobox protein zag-1 isoform X2: MAGVTTMYAPSYTDSIKLWNFAGVFNYLSENNGSDTGVSPQTPTDEAATPTNAPISPPTSSLTPNSEAALGDDSDYLTGANVSCSVCHKKFANIHRLQRHMISHQESDVLRRFKCDECGKAFKFKHHLKEHKRIHSGEKPFECEHCGKRFSHSGSYSSHMSSKKCQLGRSRTNGVMPRPPPQFPGSNNKRPALNGSYLPILPKDKSPTPSADLGYSSPTRPISRDSLLMSPPSLVSPGSLSSSSMTPVLNQGFPQCLSQGLQGNLHQGLSPYHPLNPLILAAQFHPQYSSLLSLTMTQALNKAQQDGGVEEKDHSEDAPQEDVDDEDREPGELVIKEETKEEEEDRSHPSKERGDEEREEPANNNEKEGMSTLKKMLESVNTSVTKQQFEEKVSSATPGSLLSNSPITDDLSCELCGIAFKSCIDALYHARGQCPRLPEVNAATEHYKGRIIEGLAARLLAGNQQHRHLQQSHYPMHPAQPLYHHSRVGHGREEEAEGDSSHVVDDEETTSDGKKVRVRSHIREEQLVVLRAHYAVNPRPKKEELITIAEKINFPVRVVQVWFQNARARDRREGRSITPTPTSYSQPSYTTSYSTPSYTTSSYTSTSYAPTSYVAPTSQASSKPISISPYYPSLLAPLYPLNGRASPTPGDGADDLDDDQPLDLSTKKSSPSASPKPASVFSDSDADSTSLAISYKSESRTPTPNSLNNNIADSKESSSLNVAGYPSLISEQHSKLAQILQGAKLGLPALYPDHMENSEKRPREDDDCDDEARKRRRDEEGGVFQCDQCDKSFNKQSSLARHKYEHSGKRPFKCDLCPKAFKHKHHLTEHSRLHTGEKPFQCDKCLKRFSHSGSYSQHRNHRYSYCKPYRPDGAAPHSESSTPVPSPSDSGAGAVAASEGVSVIVTASADSLPAVRVATPLSSPADEASVGSPPASPPEALEASAPSVKEEVVA; this comes from the exons tCGTGTTCTGTGTGCCACAAGAAGTTCGCCAACATTCACCGCCTCCAAAGACACATGATTTCGCACCAGGAGTCAGACGTTCTCCGGAGGTTCAAGTGCGATGAGTGTGGGAAGGCCTTCAAGTTCAAGCACCACCTCAAG GAGCACAAGAGGATTCACAGTGGAGAAAAGCCCTTCGAGTGCGAGCACTGCGGCAAGCGCTTCTCCCACTCAGGATCTTACTCCTCTCACATGTCCTCTAAGAAATGCCAG CTGGGACGCAGTAGGACCAACGGGGTCATGCCACGTCCGCCCCCACAGTTCCCTGGATCCAACAACAAGCGTCCAGCCCTCAACGGTTCCTACTTGCCCATCCTGCCGAAGGACAAGTCCCCGACTCCTTCTGCTGACCTTGGGTACTCGTCTCCCACACGACCAATCTCCAGGGACTCACTTCTCATGTCCCCTCCGTCGTTGGTGTCCCCTGGGAGCCTCAGCAGCTCCAGTATGACTCCGGTGCTTAACCAGGGCTTCCCCCAGTGCCTGTCTCAGGGGCTTCAGGGTAACCTCCACCAGGGACTCTCACCCTACCACCCGCTGAACCCCCTCATCCTGGCGGCCCAGTTCCACCCTCAGTATTCGTCCTTACTGTCCCTGACCATGACACAGGCGCTCAACAAGGCCCAGCAGGACGGCGGCGTAGAGGAGAAGGACCACAGCGAGGACGCCCCTCAGGAGGACGTCGACGATGAAGACCGAGAGCCCGGCGAGCTAGTCATcaaggaggaaacgaaggaggaggaggaagacaggagcCACCCGTCGAAGGAGCGCGGGGACGAGGAGCGCGAGGAGCCGGCTAACAACAACGAGAAGGAGGGCATGTCCACCCTCAAGAAGATGCTAGAGAGCGTAAATACTTCAGTCACAAAGCAGCAGTTCGAAGAGAAGGTGTCGTCCGCCACCCCGGGGTCCCTCTTGAGCAACTCGCCCATCACGGACGACCTGTCGTGCGAGCTCTGCGGCATCGCCTTCAAGAGCTGCATCGACGCCTTGTACCACGCCCGCGGACAGTGCCCACGCTTGCCCGAGGTCAACGCCGCCACCGAGCACTACAAGGGGCGCATTATCGAAGGCTTAGCAGCACGCTTGTTAGCGGGGAATCAGCAGCACCGACATCTTCAGCAGAGCCATTACCCGATGCACCCCGCCCAGCCCCTGTACCATCACAGCCGTGTCGGCcatggcagggaggaggaggcggagggcgaCTCCAGCCACGTTGTCGATGACGAAGAGACGACCAGCGACGGCAAGAAGGTCCGCGTCCGCTCTCACATTCGCGAGGAGCAGCTGGTCGTCCTGCGCGCCCATTATGCAGTCAACCCCCGCCCCAAGAAGGAAGAGCTGATCACAATCGCAGAGAAGATCAACTTCCCCGTGCGCGTCGTACAGGTGTGGTTCCAGAACGCCCGCGCCCGCGACAGGCGTGAAGGCCGCTCCATCACCCCAACGCCCACCTCCTATTCGCAGCCCAGTTACACCACCAGTTACTCGACGCCAAGTTACACCACATCAAGCTACACCTCCACGAGTTACGCCCCCACGAGTTACGTCGCCCCTACCTCCCAGGCCAGCAGCAAACCCATCAGCATCAGCCCCTACTACCCGTCCTTGCTGGCACCGCTGTACCCGCTGAACGGCCGCGCCTCGCCCACCCCCGGGGATGGCGCCGACGACCTCGACGACGACCAGCCGCTCGACCTCTCCACCAAGAAGTCGTCCCCCTCGGCGTCACCCAAGCCAGCCTCCGTCTTCTCGGACTCCGATGCAGACTCGACGTCTCTGGCCATCTCGTACAAGTCGGAgtcccgcacgcccacgcccaattCCCTCAACAATAATATCGCCGATTCGAAGGAGTCGAGCAGCCTCAACGTGGCGGgatatccctccctcatctcggAGCAGCACAGCAAGCTGGCCCAGATCCTCCAGGGGGCGAAACTCGGCTTGCCGGCGCTGTACCCTGACCACATGGAGAACAGCGAGAAGCGACCAAGG GAAGATGATGACTGTGACGACGAAGCCCGCAAGCGGCGACGCGACGAGGAAGGTGGAGTGTTCCAGTGCGACCAGTGTGACAAGTCCTTCAACAAGCAGTCGTCCCTCGCCCGGCACAAGTATGAACACTCAG GTAAACGCCCCTTCAAGTGTGACTTGTGCCCCAAAGCGTTCAAGCACAAGCATCATCTCACCGAACACAGCCGGCTACACACCGGCGAAAAACCTTTCCAGTGCGACAAGTGTCTGAAGCGGTTCTCCCACTCAGGTTCCTACTCCCAACACAGGAATCACCGGTACTCGTACTGCAAACCGTACCGCCCCGACGGCGCCGCCCCGCACTCCGAGTCGTCCACCCCGGTCCCCTCGCCGTCCGACAGTGGCGCCGGGGCCGTCGCTGCCTCGGAGGGCGTGTCGGTCATCGTCACAGCCTCCGCCGACTCCCTCCCCGCAGTCCGGGTCGCGACGCCCCTCAGCTCGCCCGCGGACGAGGCCTCGGTGGGGAGTCCCCCGGCCTCGCCTCCTGAGGCACTCGAGGCCTCCGCCCCCTCGGTGAAAGAGGAGGTCGTGGCGTAG
- the zfh1 gene encoding zinc finger E-box-binding homeobox protein zag-1 isoform X1 — translation MAGVTTMYAPSYTDSIKLWNFAGVFNYLSAENNGSDTGVSPQTPTDEAATPTNAPISPPTSSLTPNSEAALGDDSDYLTGANVSCSVCHKKFANIHRLQRHMISHQESDVLRRFKCDECGKAFKFKHHLKEHKRIHSGEKPFECEHCGKRFSHSGSYSSHMSSKKCQLGRSRTNGVMPRPPPQFPGSNNKRPALNGSYLPILPKDKSPTPSADLGYSSPTRPISRDSLLMSPPSLVSPGSLSSSSMTPVLNQGFPQCLSQGLQGNLHQGLSPYHPLNPLILAAQFHPQYSSLLSLTMTQALNKAQQDGGVEEKDHSEDAPQEDVDDEDREPGELVIKEETKEEEEDRSHPSKERGDEEREEPANNNEKEGMSTLKKMLESVNTSVTKQQFEEKVSSATPGSLLSNSPITDDLSCELCGIAFKSCIDALYHARGQCPRLPEVNAATEHYKGRIIEGLAARLLAGNQQHRHLQQSHYPMHPAQPLYHHSRVGHGREEEAEGDSSHVVDDEETTSDGKKVRVRSHIREEQLVVLRAHYAVNPRPKKEELITIAEKINFPVRVVQVWFQNARARDRREGRSITPTPTSYSQPSYTTSYSTPSYTTSSYTSTSYAPTSYVAPTSQASSKPISISPYYPSLLAPLYPLNGRASPTPGDGADDLDDDQPLDLSTKKSSPSASPKPASVFSDSDADSTSLAISYKSESRTPTPNSLNNNIADSKESSSLNVAGYPSLISEQHSKLAQILQGAKLGLPALYPDHMENSEKRPREDDDCDDEARKRRRDEEGGVFQCDQCDKSFNKQSSLARHKYEHSGKRPFKCDLCPKAFKHKHHLTEHSRLHTGEKPFQCDKCLKRFSHSGSYSQHRNHRYSYCKPYRPDGAAPHSESSTPVPSPSDSGAGAVAASEGVSVIVTASADSLPAVRVATPLSSPADEASVGSPPASPPEALEASAPSVKEEVVA, via the exons tCGTGTTCTGTGTGCCACAAGAAGTTCGCCAACATTCACCGCCTCCAAAGACACATGATTTCGCACCAGGAGTCAGACGTTCTCCGGAGGTTCAAGTGCGATGAGTGTGGGAAGGCCTTCAAGTTCAAGCACCACCTCAAG GAGCACAAGAGGATTCACAGTGGAGAAAAGCCCTTCGAGTGCGAGCACTGCGGCAAGCGCTTCTCCCACTCAGGATCTTACTCCTCTCACATGTCCTCTAAGAAATGCCAG CTGGGACGCAGTAGGACCAACGGGGTCATGCCACGTCCGCCCCCACAGTTCCCTGGATCCAACAACAAGCGTCCAGCCCTCAACGGTTCCTACTTGCCCATCCTGCCGAAGGACAAGTCCCCGACTCCTTCTGCTGACCTTGGGTACTCGTCTCCCACACGACCAATCTCCAGGGACTCACTTCTCATGTCCCCTCCGTCGTTGGTGTCCCCTGGGAGCCTCAGCAGCTCCAGTATGACTCCGGTGCTTAACCAGGGCTTCCCCCAGTGCCTGTCTCAGGGGCTTCAGGGTAACCTCCACCAGGGACTCTCACCCTACCACCCGCTGAACCCCCTCATCCTGGCGGCCCAGTTCCACCCTCAGTATTCGTCCTTACTGTCCCTGACCATGACACAGGCGCTCAACAAGGCCCAGCAGGACGGCGGCGTAGAGGAGAAGGACCACAGCGAGGACGCCCCTCAGGAGGACGTCGACGATGAAGACCGAGAGCCCGGCGAGCTAGTCATcaaggaggaaacgaaggaggaggaggaagacaggagcCACCCGTCGAAGGAGCGCGGGGACGAGGAGCGCGAGGAGCCGGCTAACAACAACGAGAAGGAGGGCATGTCCACCCTCAAGAAGATGCTAGAGAGCGTAAATACTTCAGTCACAAAGCAGCAGTTCGAAGAGAAGGTGTCGTCCGCCACCCCGGGGTCCCTCTTGAGCAACTCGCCCATCACGGACGACCTGTCGTGCGAGCTCTGCGGCATCGCCTTCAAGAGCTGCATCGACGCCTTGTACCACGCCCGCGGACAGTGCCCACGCTTGCCCGAGGTCAACGCCGCCACCGAGCACTACAAGGGGCGCATTATCGAAGGCTTAGCAGCACGCTTGTTAGCGGGGAATCAGCAGCACCGACATCTTCAGCAGAGCCATTACCCGATGCACCCCGCCCAGCCCCTGTACCATCACAGCCGTGTCGGCcatggcagggaggaggaggcggagggcgaCTCCAGCCACGTTGTCGATGACGAAGAGACGACCAGCGACGGCAAGAAGGTCCGCGTCCGCTCTCACATTCGCGAGGAGCAGCTGGTCGTCCTGCGCGCCCATTATGCAGTCAACCCCCGCCCCAAGAAGGAAGAGCTGATCACAATCGCAGAGAAGATCAACTTCCCCGTGCGCGTCGTACAGGTGTGGTTCCAGAACGCCCGCGCCCGCGACAGGCGTGAAGGCCGCTCCATCACCCCAACGCCCACCTCCTATTCGCAGCCCAGTTACACCACCAGTTACTCGACGCCAAGTTACACCACATCAAGCTACACCTCCACGAGTTACGCCCCCACGAGTTACGTCGCCCCTACCTCCCAGGCCAGCAGCAAACCCATCAGCATCAGCCCCTACTACCCGTCCTTGCTGGCACCGCTGTACCCGCTGAACGGCCGCGCCTCGCCCACCCCCGGGGATGGCGCCGACGACCTCGACGACGACCAGCCGCTCGACCTCTCCACCAAGAAGTCGTCCCCCTCGGCGTCACCCAAGCCAGCCTCCGTCTTCTCGGACTCCGATGCAGACTCGACGTCTCTGGCCATCTCGTACAAGTCGGAgtcccgcacgcccacgcccaattCCCTCAACAATAATATCGCCGATTCGAAGGAGTCGAGCAGCCTCAACGTGGCGGgatatccctccctcatctcggAGCAGCACAGCAAGCTGGCCCAGATCCTCCAGGGGGCGAAACTCGGCTTGCCGGCGCTGTACCCTGACCACATGGAGAACAGCGAGAAGCGACCAAGG GAAGATGATGACTGTGACGACGAAGCCCGCAAGCGGCGACGCGACGAGGAAGGTGGAGTGTTCCAGTGCGACCAGTGTGACAAGTCCTTCAACAAGCAGTCGTCCCTCGCCCGGCACAAGTATGAACACTCAG GTAAACGCCCCTTCAAGTGTGACTTGTGCCCCAAAGCGTTCAAGCACAAGCATCATCTCACCGAACACAGCCGGCTACACACCGGCGAAAAACCTTTCCAGTGCGACAAGTGTCTGAAGCGGTTCTCCCACTCAGGTTCCTACTCCCAACACAGGAATCACCGGTACTCGTACTGCAAACCGTACCGCCCCGACGGCGCCGCCCCGCACTCCGAGTCGTCCACCCCGGTCCCCTCGCCGTCCGACAGTGGCGCCGGGGCCGTCGCTGCCTCGGAGGGCGTGTCGGTCATCGTCACAGCCTCCGCCGACTCCCTCCCCGCAGTCCGGGTCGCGACGCCCCTCAGCTCGCCCGCGGACGAGGCCTCGGTGGGGAGTCCCCCGGCCTCGCCTCCTGAGGCACTCGAGGCCTCCGCCCCCTCGGTGAAAGAGGAGGTCGTGGCGTAG